One window of the Perca fluviatilis chromosome 5, GENO_Pfluv_1.0, whole genome shotgun sequence genome contains the following:
- the tns2a gene encoding tensin-2 isoform X3 — MGCVLSSDWCGEEEVQPVPVVRRSSLKRRSLERSESGRMRLTKGGKGEPHVFKEKTFKKKRQCSVCRQNIDNVGSFCRVCKTATHRKCEAKVTSACIPAPSNDLQRRGTGPSRHIQNLGSTKSLTYTKQRNTLPRSFSVDRVMERVMERHYDFDLTYITERIISVFFPPKLEEQRYRLNLKEVAAMLKSKHQDKFLLLNLSERRHDITRLNTKVHDFGWPDLHAPPLDKICAICKAMETWLTSDPQHVVVLHCKGNKGKTGVIIAAYMHYSKISAGADQALSTLAMRKFCEDKVSSSLQPSQNRYIYYFGGLLSGAIKMNSSPLFLHQVLIPSLPNFQGEGGYYPFLKIYQSMQLVYTSGIYNLQGTGGRRLCVTIEPALLLKGDIMVKCYHRRAQTADRDTVFRLQFHTCTIHGSQLWFGKGELDEACTDERFPSDATVEFVFSSGPEKMKGREYQKNDPAVTVDYNTGDPVVRWDSYENFNQQYQDSLEDIAHTRGPLDGSLYAQIKKRRGPGSGSLTSTNGSSPAAGLEEDRPDHFIPQGSDSALSAHSVHLSQSSVHPERREEPIRPSPTRQEREELDRLLGGIEGNRDGERETAILDDGDSLPSERTGTLRLSRSCSCRDGYRSQRCAEPGCDRTLLMPNGYCLDRAPGTNGHHGATPSASPNTAAPPSHMDLCQHYSHHSHQSLPPPDLVWDRQSGPPHYLHRSCSEAPSSRHICPYPSPDLTPHSHNHPHHHPLSAAGRLCCREDDYGPYHHPPPAHSHHHPHPHYPKPSTSPTYHDIMLMDGLPPPGCPCRDCSIRREDSAAYHSLRIDQGDSFPWDREAELQQREVGLRRAREAEVPRGTELHWERDPGLRRGRELSLHWERDREAELQWERDREAEYWHRRATVASYGPQGHDLPAFTFDPLPSGHPAYPEASRSHAHSHLDQKYSSSSSGYQTPRQVCPCSPYQPSPSESRGYASGYQSESTSPLPPASSMTGPCSQSNGPAEHHHNHHHHHPDSQRSFGSDSHTDGLRSSGESVGWRDHITHGSFKRVHRDGHAACSTPSDMSGPSTPVHTSSPLRTQESPSPGGRDYEIRTTDIISSDYEAPQHQDRHYRADIIDQESPENQRSSTEPQAANDPQSHTSTPVQTEPHNHCTAPTDPSPTTPQQQHCSPNAPSVSATQNTSAVDSATPTTSNQGVFQAPSSPIRDSSAPDARSQPGPLALQTPHPSEGAALPSTVAQAVPQPQSQTQTHAGGLTRPTPPHVMGSSPTREPQPETAKPMIAPTPNATSAPASPTPASSLSPQPASGSTEGSPVSDAPVPGFATLGRRLMLSGSDPHHPNHIQQHGSPHHHYPGMEHSAAGHTSALDTNKRPCYSAHAPQLYPSSYSNYSTISIPLPHPQPPLPEKRHPPVQSGSPSDGVRTLRTAAGHVPPSNTGIAQHQLHVTFSPTVGEIAPPAGKNDGVAPVEIENANSVSVKFVQDSSRFWYKPGISREQAIAALKEREAGTFLIRDSNSFQGAYGLALKVATPPPNVNNHSSKASDPLEQLVRHFLIETGPRGVKIKGCQNEPYFGSLSALVYQHSITPISLPCALKILEKDLIGEVPEVQPVNNISTAADLLKQGAACNVLYLNSVETESLTGPQAIAKATDASLGRNPRPAATVVQFKVTSQGITLTDSQRRVFFRRHYPVNSVTFSSIDPKDRRWTNSDNTAVKVFGFVAKKPGSLAENVCHLFAELDPEQPASAIVNFINKVMLSQRR, encoded by the exons gAGCTTCAGTGTGGACCGTGTGATGGAGAGAGTGATGGAGCGCCACTACGACTTCGACCTGACCTACATCACCGAGAGGATCATCTCCGTTTTCTTCCCCCCAAAGCTGGAGGAGCAGAGATACCGTCTAAACCTAAAGGAGGTGGCTGCCATGCTCAAGTCCAAACACCAGGACAAGTTTCTG CTCCTGAACCTCTCTGAGAGACGCCACGATATCACCCGACTAAATACAAAG GTTCATGACTTTGGCTGGCCCGACCTCCACGCCCCACCGCTGGATAAGATCTGTGCCATATGTAAGGCCATGGAGACGtggctgacctctgacccccagCACGTGGTGGTCCTTCACTGCAAG GGCAACAAAGGCAAAACAGGCGTGATTATTGCAGCCTACATGCACTACAGCAAGATCTCCgcagg GGCGGACCAGGCTCTCAGTACTCTCGCCATGAGGAAGTTCTGTGAAGATAAGGTGTCCTCTTCCCTCCAGCCGTCCCAAAACAG GTATATCTATTACTTTGGGGGCCTTCTATCTGGGGCCATCAAGATGAACAGCAGccctctcttcctccaccaAGTTCTCATCCCATCACTCCCCAACTTCCAGGGTGAAGGAG GTTACTACCCCTTCTTGAAGATCTACCAGTCCATGCAGTTGGTCTACACTTCAGGCATATA TAACCTTCAGGGCACTGGAGGCAGGCGCCTGTGTGTGACCATCGAACCGGCACTGCTGCTAAAGGGTGACATCATG GTCAAATGCTACCACAGGCGAGCCCAGACTGCTGACAGAGACACTGTGTTCAGGTTGCAGTTCCACACCTGCACCATCCACGGATCCCAGCTCTGGTTTGGCAAAGGGGAGTTGGATGAAGCGTGTACCG ATGAGCGTTTTCCATCTGATGCCACAGTTGAGTTTGTCTTCTCCTCCGGACCTGAGAAAATGAAAG GCCGTGAGTACCAGAAGAACGACCCCGCTGTCACTgtcgactacaacactggtgACCCAGTGGTTCGCTGGGATTCCTATGAGAACTTTAACCAGCAATACCAGGACAGCCTGGAGG ATATTGCCCACACCAGAGGTCCTCTAGATGGCAGTCTCTACGCTCAGATAAAGAAGCGCCGAGGTCCCGGCTCTGGTTCTCTCACCTCAACCAATGGCAGCAGTCCAGCGGCAGGCCTTGAAGAAGACAGGCCAGATCATTTCATCCCTCAAGGTTCCGACTCCGCCCTCTCAGCCCATTCCGTCCATTTGAGCCAATCATCTGTCCATCCTGAGCGCCGGGAAGAGCCCATTCGCCCGTCTCCAaccagacaggagagagaggagcttGACCGTCTTCTCGGAGGCATAGAGGGAAACCGGGATGGAGAGCGAGAGACCGCCATCTTGGATGATGGAGATTCTCTGCCCTCTGAGAGAACTGGGACGCTGAGGCTCAGTCGGTCCTGTTCCTGCCGGGATGGTTACCGGTCCCAGCGCTGTGCCGAGCCTGGCTGTGACCGCACCCTCCTCATGCCTAATGGTTACTGCCTCGACAGGGCTCCCGGCACCAACGGGCACCACGGGGCGACCCCTTCTGCCAGCCCCAACACAGCTGCTCCTCCGTCACACATGGATCTGTGCCAGCACTACAGCCACCACTCGCACCAGTCCCTTCCACCTCCAGATCTGGTGTGGGACCGCCAGAGTGGCCCGCCGCACTACCTGCACCGCTCCTGCTCGGAGGCTCCCTCATCACGACATATCTGCCCATATCCATCACCGGACCTTACCCCTCACTCTCACAACCACCCGCATCACCACCCTCTGTCTGCCGCGGGCCGCCTCTGCTGTCGAGAAGACGACTACGGCCCCTATCACCATCCTCCTCCAGCTCACAGCCACCACCATCCCCACCCACACTACCCCAAACCCTCCACCAGCCCTACCTACCATGACATAATGCTAATGGATGGTCTGCCACCCCCTGGTTGCCCTTGCAGAGACTGCAGCATCAGGAGGGAAGACTCTGCGGCCTATCACAGCCTGAGGATTGACCAAGGGGACAGCTTCCCCTGGGACAGAGAGGCGGAACTTCAGCAGAGAGAGGTGGGGCTTCGCAGAGCCAGGGAAGCAGAGGTACCCAGAGGGACTGAGCTCCACTGGGAGAGGGATCCTGGGCTGAGACGAGGCAGAGAGTTGTCTCTCCactgggagagagacagggaggccgAGCTGCAgtgggagagggacagagaggcgGAATATTGGCACCGTAGGGCCACCGTAGCCTCCTATGGCCCACAGGGTCACGATCTTCCAGCCTTCACGTTTGACCCCTTGCCGTCGGGTCACCCGGCTTATCCAGAGGCATCCAGGTCCCACGCTCATTCCCACCTGGACCAGaagtacagcagcagcagcagtggttaCCAAACGCCGCGGCAGGTGTGCCCCTGCTCGCCTTACCAGCCCTCGCCGTCCGAAAGCAGAGGCTACGCCTCGGGCTACCAGTCTGAGTCCACGTCCCCGCTGCCCCCGGCTTCCTCCATGACAGGGCCCTGCAGCCAAAGCAACGGGCCAGCAGAGCATCACCAtaaccaccaccatcaccatccAGACTCACAGCGGTCATTCGGCTCTGACTCACACACGG ATGGCCTTCGGAGCTCTGGTGAAAGTGTGGGCTGGAGGGATCACATTACCCACGGTTCCTTTAAGAGGGTCCACAGAGACGGCCATGCTGCATGCTCCACGCCATCTGACATGTCTGGACCGTCCACTCCTGTCCACACCAGCAGTCCTCTACGCACACAGGAAAG CCCCAGTCCAGGAGGGAGAGACTATGAGATCCGGACCACAGACATCATCAGCAGTGACTACGAGGCTCCCCAGCACCAGGACAGACACTACCGTGCTGACATCATCGACCAGGAATCCCCGGAAAACCAAAGAAGCAGCACAGAGCCGCAGGCGGCCAACGACCCGCaatcacacacatccacacctGTGCAAACAGAACCCCACAACCACTGCACTGCACCAACAGACCCGTCCCCTACTACTCCCCAACAGCAGCACTGTAGCCCAAATGCACCGTCAGTTTCGGCAACACAGAACACTTCTGCTGTTGATTCTGCTACACCAACCACATCCAACCAGGGAGTCTTTCAGGCTCCTTCATCCCCTATCCGTGATTCGTCTGCGCCGGATGCACGCTCCCAACCTGGCCCTCTCGCTCTCCAGACCCCCCATCCTTCAGAGGGTGCTGCTCTGCCTTCCACTGTGGCACAGGCAGTGCCTCAACCTCAGAGCCAAACCCAAACCCATGCCGGCGGATTGACAAGACCAACCCCACCACATGTCATGGGATCTTCTCCTACCAGGGAACCTCAACCAGAAACCGCAAAACCTATGATCGCCCCCACCCCCAACGCCACATCTGCCCCTGCATCTCCCACTCCAGCTTCATCATTATCCCCCCAGCCGGCCTCCGGTAGTACGGAGGGCTCCCCAGTCTCTGATGCCCCAGTTCCTGGCTTCGCCACTTTGGGTAGGCGGCTGATGTTAAGTGGGTCGGACCCCCACCATCCGAACCACATCCAGCAGCACGGATCCCCGCACCACCACTACCCAGGCATGGAACACAGCGCTGCGGGACACACTTCTGCTCTGGACACTAACAAGAGGCCCTGCTACTCCGCTCACGCTCCTCAGCTCTATCCATCCTCCTACTCCAACTATTCCACCATCTCCATCCCCCTTCCACACCCCCAGCCGCCTTTGCCAGAGAAGCGCCACCCGCCCGTCCAGTCAGGGTCGCCCAGCGATGGGGTGAGAACTCTGAGGACAGCCGCGGGCCATGTGCCTCCCTCCAACACCGGCATAGCTCAGCATCAGCTCCATGTCACGTTCTCTCCCACCGTGGGGGAAATTGCACCACCTGCAGGCAAAAATGACGGAGTGGCGCCTGTGGAGATTGAGAATGCGAATAGTGTCAGTGTGAAGTTTGTCCAGGACAGTTCACGGTTCTGGTACAAGCCTGGCATTTCCAGAGAGCAAG CAATTGCTGCTctgaaggagagagaggcagggacCTTCCTGATCAGAGACAGCAACTCTTTCCAGGGGGCCTATGGCCTGGCCCTGAAGGTGGCTACACCTCCTCCCAACGTCAACAACCACAGCAGCAAGG CGAGCGACCCTCTGGAACAGCTGGTCAGACACTTCCTAATAGAAACAGGCCCCCGGGGAGTCAAGATTAAAGGGTGTCAGAATGAGCCCTACTTTG GGAGTCTGTCTGCATTAGTCTACCAACACTCCATCACGCCCATCTCTTTGCCCTGCGCTCTTAAGATCCTAGAAAAAG ATCTGATAGGAGAGGTGCCGGAGGTTCAACCAGTGAATAACATCAGCACGGCTGCTGACCTGCTGAAACAAGGAGCAG CCTGCAATGTCCTCTACCTGAACTCAGTGGAAACAGAGTCTCTAACGGGCCCCCAGGCCATCGCCAAGGCAACAGATGCTTCCTTGGGTCGTAACCCGCGCCCTGCTGCCACTGTGGTCCAGTTCAAGGTGACATCGCAGGGCATCACGCTGACCGACAGCCAGCGCAG GGTTTTCTTCAGAAGACATTACCCGGTGAACAGCGTAACGTTCAGCAGCATCGACCCTAAGGACAGGAG GTGGACTAACTCAGACAACACCGCTGTTAA GGTGTTTGGTTTCGTAGCCAAGAAGCCGGGCAGCTTGGCGGAGAACGTTTGCCACCTGTTTGCCGAGTTGGACCCCGAACAACCTGCCTCTGCCATCGTCAACTTCATCAACAAGGTCATGTTGTCACAGCGGCGATAG
- the tns2a gene encoding tensin-2 isoform X6, which yields MGCVLSSDWCGEEEVQPVPVVRRSSLKRRSLERSESGRMRLTKGGKGEPHVFKEKTFKKKRQCSVCRQNIDNVGSFCRVCKTATHRKCEAKVTSACIPAPSNDLQRRGTGPSRHIQNLGSTKSLTYTKQRNTLPRSFSVDRVMERVMERHYDFDLTYITERIISVFFPPKLEEQRYRLNLKEVAAMLKSKHQDKFLLLNLSERRHDITRLNTKVHDFGWPDLHAPPLDKICAICKAMETWLTSDPQHVVVLHCKGNKGKTGVIIAAYMHYSKISAGADQALSTLAMRKFCEDKVSSSLQPSQNRYIYYFGGLLSGAIKMNSSPLFLHQVLIPSLPNFQGEGGYYPFLKIYQSMQLVYTSGIYNLQGTGGRRLCVTIEPALLLKGDIMVKCYHRRAQTADRDTVFRLQFHTCTIHGSQLWFGKGELDEACTDERFPSDATVEFVFSSGPEKMKGREYQKNDPAVTVDYNTGDPVVRWDSYENFNQQYQDSLEVDIAHTRGPLDGSLYAQIKKRRGPGSGSLTSTNGSSPAAGLEEDRPDHFIPQGSDSALSAHSVHLSQSSVHPERREEPIRPSPTRQEREELDRLLGGIEGNRDGERETAILDDGDSLPSERTGTLRLSRSCSCRDGYRSQRCAEPGCDRTLLMPNGYCLDRAPGTNGHHGATPSASPNTAAPPSHMDLCQHYSHHSHQSLPPPDLVWDRQSGPPHYLHRSCSEAPSSRHICPYPSPDLTPHSHNHPHHHPLSAAGRLCCREDDYGPYHHPPPAHSHHHPHPHYPKPSTSPTYHDIMLMDGLPPPGCPCRDCSIRREDSAAYHSLRIDQGDSFPWDREAELQQREVGLRRAREAEVPRGTELHWERDPGLRRGRELSLHWERDREAELQWERDREAEYWHRRATVASYGPQGHDLPAFTFDPLPSGHPAYPEASRSHAHSHLDQKYSSSSSGYQTPRQVCPCSPYQPSPSESRGYASGYQSESTSPLPPASSMTGPCSQSNGPAEHHHNHHHHHPDSQRSFGSDSHTDGLRSSGESVGWRDHITHGSFKRVHRDGHAACSTPSDMSGPSTPVHTSSPLRTQESPSPGGRDYEIRTTDIISSDYEAPQHQDRHYRADIIDQESPENQRSSTEPQAANDPQSHTSTPVQTEPHNHCTAPTDPSPTTPQQQHCSPNAPSVSATQNTSAVDSATPTTSNQGVFQAPSSPIRDSSAPDARSQPGPLALQTPHPSEGAALPSTVAQAVPQPQSQTQTHAGGLTRPTPPHVMGSSPTREPQPETAKPMIAPTPNATSAPASPTPASSLSPQPASGSTEGSPVSDAPVPGFATLGRRLMLSGSDPHHPNHIQQHGSPHHHYPGMEHSAAGHTSALDTNKRPCYSAHAPQLYPSSYSNYSTISIPLPHPQPPLPEKRHPPVQSGSPSDGVRTLRTAAGHVPPSNTGIAQHQLHVTFSPTVGEIAPPAGKNDGVAPVEIENANSVSVKFVQDSSRFWYKPGISREQAIAALKEREAGTFLIRDSNSFQGAYGLALKVATPPPNVNNHSSKGSLSALVYQHSITPISLPCALKILEKDLIGEVPEVQPVNNISTAADLLKQGAACNVLYLNSVETESLTGPQAIAKATDASLGRNPRPAATVVQFKVTSQGITLTDSQRRVFFRRHYPVNSVTFSSIDPKDRRWTNSDNTAVKVFGFVAKKPGSLAENVCHLFAELDPEQPASAIVNFINKVMLSQRR from the exons gAGCTTCAGTGTGGACCGTGTGATGGAGAGAGTGATGGAGCGCCACTACGACTTCGACCTGACCTACATCACCGAGAGGATCATCTCCGTTTTCTTCCCCCCAAAGCTGGAGGAGCAGAGATACCGTCTAAACCTAAAGGAGGTGGCTGCCATGCTCAAGTCCAAACACCAGGACAAGTTTCTG CTCCTGAACCTCTCTGAGAGACGCCACGATATCACCCGACTAAATACAAAG GTTCATGACTTTGGCTGGCCCGACCTCCACGCCCCACCGCTGGATAAGATCTGTGCCATATGTAAGGCCATGGAGACGtggctgacctctgacccccagCACGTGGTGGTCCTTCACTGCAAG GGCAACAAAGGCAAAACAGGCGTGATTATTGCAGCCTACATGCACTACAGCAAGATCTCCgcagg GGCGGACCAGGCTCTCAGTACTCTCGCCATGAGGAAGTTCTGTGAAGATAAGGTGTCCTCTTCCCTCCAGCCGTCCCAAAACAG GTATATCTATTACTTTGGGGGCCTTCTATCTGGGGCCATCAAGATGAACAGCAGccctctcttcctccaccaAGTTCTCATCCCATCACTCCCCAACTTCCAGGGTGAAGGAG GTTACTACCCCTTCTTGAAGATCTACCAGTCCATGCAGTTGGTCTACACTTCAGGCATATA TAACCTTCAGGGCACTGGAGGCAGGCGCCTGTGTGTGACCATCGAACCGGCACTGCTGCTAAAGGGTGACATCATG GTCAAATGCTACCACAGGCGAGCCCAGACTGCTGACAGAGACACTGTGTTCAGGTTGCAGTTCCACACCTGCACCATCCACGGATCCCAGCTCTGGTTTGGCAAAGGGGAGTTGGATGAAGCGTGTACCG ATGAGCGTTTTCCATCTGATGCCACAGTTGAGTTTGTCTTCTCCTCCGGACCTGAGAAAATGAAAG GCCGTGAGTACCAGAAGAACGACCCCGCTGTCACTgtcgactacaacactggtgACCCAGTGGTTCGCTGGGATTCCTATGAGAACTTTAACCAGCAATACCAGGACAGCCTGGAGG TAGATATTGCCCACACCAGAGGTCCTCTAGATGGCAGTCTCTACGCTCAGATAAAGAAGCGCCGAGGTCCCGGCTCTGGTTCTCTCACCTCAACCAATGGCAGCAGTCCAGCGGCAGGCCTTGAAGAAGACAGGCCAGATCATTTCATCCCTCAAGGTTCCGACTCCGCCCTCTCAGCCCATTCCGTCCATTTGAGCCAATCATCTGTCCATCCTGAGCGCCGGGAAGAGCCCATTCGCCCGTCTCCAaccagacaggagagagaggagcttGACCGTCTTCTCGGAGGCATAGAGGGAAACCGGGATGGAGAGCGAGAGACCGCCATCTTGGATGATGGAGATTCTCTGCCCTCTGAGAGAACTGGGACGCTGAGGCTCAGTCGGTCCTGTTCCTGCCGGGATGGTTACCGGTCCCAGCGCTGTGCCGAGCCTGGCTGTGACCGCACCCTCCTCATGCCTAATGGTTACTGCCTCGACAGGGCTCCCGGCACCAACGGGCACCACGGGGCGACCCCTTCTGCCAGCCCCAACACAGCTGCTCCTCCGTCACACATGGATCTGTGCCAGCACTACAGCCACCACTCGCACCAGTCCCTTCCACCTCCAGATCTGGTGTGGGACCGCCAGAGTGGCCCGCCGCACTACCTGCACCGCTCCTGCTCGGAGGCTCCCTCATCACGACATATCTGCCCATATCCATCACCGGACCTTACCCCTCACTCTCACAACCACCCGCATCACCACCCTCTGTCTGCCGCGGGCCGCCTCTGCTGTCGAGAAGACGACTACGGCCCCTATCACCATCCTCCTCCAGCTCACAGCCACCACCATCCCCACCCACACTACCCCAAACCCTCCACCAGCCCTACCTACCATGACATAATGCTAATGGATGGTCTGCCACCCCCTGGTTGCCCTTGCAGAGACTGCAGCATCAGGAGGGAAGACTCTGCGGCCTATCACAGCCTGAGGATTGACCAAGGGGACAGCTTCCCCTGGGACAGAGAGGCGGAACTTCAGCAGAGAGAGGTGGGGCTTCGCAGAGCCAGGGAAGCAGAGGTACCCAGAGGGACTGAGCTCCACTGGGAGAGGGATCCTGGGCTGAGACGAGGCAGAGAGTTGTCTCTCCactgggagagagacagggaggccgAGCTGCAgtgggagagggacagagaggcgGAATATTGGCACCGTAGGGCCACCGTAGCCTCCTATGGCCCACAGGGTCACGATCTTCCAGCCTTCACGTTTGACCCCTTGCCGTCGGGTCACCCGGCTTATCCAGAGGCATCCAGGTCCCACGCTCATTCCCACCTGGACCAGaagtacagcagcagcagcagtggttaCCAAACGCCGCGGCAGGTGTGCCCCTGCTCGCCTTACCAGCCCTCGCCGTCCGAAAGCAGAGGCTACGCCTCGGGCTACCAGTCTGAGTCCACGTCCCCGCTGCCCCCGGCTTCCTCCATGACAGGGCCCTGCAGCCAAAGCAACGGGCCAGCAGAGCATCACCAtaaccaccaccatcaccatccAGACTCACAGCGGTCATTCGGCTCTGACTCACACACGG ATGGCCTTCGGAGCTCTGGTGAAAGTGTGGGCTGGAGGGATCACATTACCCACGGTTCCTTTAAGAGGGTCCACAGAGACGGCCATGCTGCATGCTCCACGCCATCTGACATGTCTGGACCGTCCACTCCTGTCCACACCAGCAGTCCTCTACGCACACAGGAAAG CCCCAGTCCAGGAGGGAGAGACTATGAGATCCGGACCACAGACATCATCAGCAGTGACTACGAGGCTCCCCAGCACCAGGACAGACACTACCGTGCTGACATCATCGACCAGGAATCCCCGGAAAACCAAAGAAGCAGCACAGAGCCGCAGGCGGCCAACGACCCGCaatcacacacatccacacctGTGCAAACAGAACCCCACAACCACTGCACTGCACCAACAGACCCGTCCCCTACTACTCCCCAACAGCAGCACTGTAGCCCAAATGCACCGTCAGTTTCGGCAACACAGAACACTTCTGCTGTTGATTCTGCTACACCAACCACATCCAACCAGGGAGTCTTTCAGGCTCCTTCATCCCCTATCCGTGATTCGTCTGCGCCGGATGCACGCTCCCAACCTGGCCCTCTCGCTCTCCAGACCCCCCATCCTTCAGAGGGTGCTGCTCTGCCTTCCACTGTGGCACAGGCAGTGCCTCAACCTCAGAGCCAAACCCAAACCCATGCCGGCGGATTGACAAGACCAACCCCACCACATGTCATGGGATCTTCTCCTACCAGGGAACCTCAACCAGAAACCGCAAAACCTATGATCGCCCCCACCCCCAACGCCACATCTGCCCCTGCATCTCCCACTCCAGCTTCATCATTATCCCCCCAGCCGGCCTCCGGTAGTACGGAGGGCTCCCCAGTCTCTGATGCCCCAGTTCCTGGCTTCGCCACTTTGGGTAGGCGGCTGATGTTAAGTGGGTCGGACCCCCACCATCCGAACCACATCCAGCAGCACGGATCCCCGCACCACCACTACCCAGGCATGGAACACAGCGCTGCGGGACACACTTCTGCTCTGGACACTAACAAGAGGCCCTGCTACTCCGCTCACGCTCCTCAGCTCTATCCATCCTCCTACTCCAACTATTCCACCATCTCCATCCCCCTTCCACACCCCCAGCCGCCTTTGCCAGAGAAGCGCCACCCGCCCGTCCAGTCAGGGTCGCCCAGCGATGGGGTGAGAACTCTGAGGACAGCCGCGGGCCATGTGCCTCCCTCCAACACCGGCATAGCTCAGCATCAGCTCCATGTCACGTTCTCTCCCACCGTGGGGGAAATTGCACCACCTGCAGGCAAAAATGACGGAGTGGCGCCTGTGGAGATTGAGAATGCGAATAGTGTCAGTGTGAAGTTTGTCCAGGACAGTTCACGGTTCTGGTACAAGCCTGGCATTTCCAGAGAGCAAG CAATTGCTGCTctgaaggagagagaggcagggacCTTCCTGATCAGAGACAGCAACTCTTTCCAGGGGGCCTATGGCCTGGCCCTGAAGGTGGCTACACCTCCTCCCAACGTCAACAACCACAGCAGCAAGG GGAGTCTGTCTGCATTAGTCTACCAACACTCCATCACGCCCATCTCTTTGCCCTGCGCTCTTAAGATCCTAGAAAAAG ATCTGATAGGAGAGGTGCCGGAGGTTCAACCAGTGAATAACATCAGCACGGCTGCTGACCTGCTGAAACAAGGAGCAG CCTGCAATGTCCTCTACCTGAACTCAGTGGAAACAGAGTCTCTAACGGGCCCCCAGGCCATCGCCAAGGCAACAGATGCTTCCTTGGGTCGTAACCCGCGCCCTGCTGCCACTGTGGTCCAGTTCAAGGTGACATCGCAGGGCATCACGCTGACCGACAGCCAGCGCAG GGTTTTCTTCAGAAGACATTACCCGGTGAACAGCGTAACGTTCAGCAGCATCGACCCTAAGGACAGGAG GTGGACTAACTCAGACAACACCGCTGTTAA GGTGTTTGGTTTCGTAGCCAAGAAGCCGGGCAGCTTGGCGGAGAACGTTTGCCACCTGTTTGCCGAGTTGGACCCCGAACAACCTGCCTCTGCCATCGTCAACTTCATCAACAAGGTCATGTTGTCACAGCGGCGATAG